A window from Festucalex cinctus isolate MCC-2025b chromosome 12, RoL_Fcin_1.0, whole genome shotgun sequence encodes these proteins:
- the LOC144031866 gene encoding uncharacterized protein LOC144031866, translating into MLTPEKSGAQPSTSAQMTFHRTMTTTMGPMQDSLGQSSKEREDRAHSNVRPLVLRQRKLLLIGPKVTLLTVSRTKNVHQPIHPRKKDPKDSGWLEVDEFGWQPTIFPFAAKPGPRDAAAELNSHLPADILELFITDELLQHIVHHTNLYANQSMQKQTD; encoded by the exons atgctaacaccggagaaaagtggtgcacaaccgagcacgtctgcacagatgacgtttcatcggacgatgacgactactatgggtccgatgcaagacagtcttggacagtcttccaaagaacgtgaag atcgtgctcacagcaacgtccgaccgctggttctacgacaaagaaag ctcctcctcatagggcccaaagtgacccttctcacagtgagcagaacaaag aatgtgcatcaaccaatacatccaagaaaaaaag atcccaaagattctggctggcttgaagttgatgaattcggctggcagccaaccatcttcccctttgctgcaaaaccaggaccaagggatgctgcagcagagctaaATTCCCATCTGCCAGCTGACATcttggagctcttcatcacggatgaacttctccagcacatcgttcatcataccaacctctacgcaaatcagtccatgcagaagcagactgactaa